The following are encoded in a window of Impatiens glandulifera chromosome 5, dImpGla2.1, whole genome shotgun sequence genomic DNA:
- the LOC124940643 gene encoding uncharacterized protein LOC124940643 — protein MIPGVGVHLWKQRRTYCRHNHDYEDDVTPSYYYYRSSSSQLSIAAAVETHHYMDQTALEARQRLDEKLRHIRPSRLNLRKENEMIGRPGRRKVLVGDSNDDDDWKQLLGGVLRDIMSLM, from the exons ATGATACCTGGAGTTGGAGTTCATCTATGGAAACAGAGAAGAACTTACTGTCGACACAATCACGACTACGAAGACGACGTTACTCcatcttattattattacagaTCTTCTTCATCGCAGTTATCTATTGCTGCAGCAGTAGAAACTCATCATTATATGGATCAAACCGCTCTGGAAGCTCGACAACGACTCGACGAGAAACTCCGTCATATTCGTCCTTCAAG ATTGAATCTACgtaaagaaaatgaaatgatcGGAAGACCAGGAAGAAGGAAAGTATTGGTTGGAGATTCAAATGATGACGATGATTGGAAACAACTTCTTGGAGGAGTTTTGAGAGATATTATGAGCTTGATGTGA
- the LOC124940605 gene encoding uncharacterized protein LOC124940605, producing the protein MDYSCAEVSPPVQDKQNRTTESIFDPCHWAECGGGSCNRTSMFTYSCNCREGYLNLLNITTFPCYKDCAIGMDCLSLGIPVSNKSSSPPPHILSNNNTNQANWRCTNNMAWLISILMILGSVILW; encoded by the exons ATGGATTACTCTTGTGCAGAAGTTTCTCCCCCTGTTCAAGACAAACAAAATCGAACCACTGAATCTATTTTTGACC CTTGTCATTGGGCAGAATGTGGTGGAGGTTCATGTAATAGAACATCGATGTTCACATATTCATGCAATTGTAGGGAGGGATATCTTAATCTGCTCAACATCACTACTTTCCCATGCTATAAAGATT GTGCAATCGGGATGGATTGTTTATCACTTGGCATTcctgtttcaaataaatcatcaaGTCCGCCGCCACACATTTTGTCGAACAACAACACAAACCAAG CTAATTGGAGATGCACCAATAATATGGCTTGGTTGATTTCTATTTTGATGATCCTAGGTTCAGTTATCCTGTGGTAG
- the LOC124938761 gene encoding VAN3-binding protein-like produces the protein MDPLLRQHFFRQPETPTEPMEFLTRSWSSSSLQLSNTLSLPQPKPITGAGESIPEDIAGEGTTISSNPFSFASSETCQLVMERIMSQSQEVSPLTSGRLSYSNGSLTDSPPVSPSDIIDDLKYCRLNSNQVMINNHHHYQQQQQRFGAPTGAGGGKTVGRWFKDRREKKKEEMRAHNAQLHAAISVAGVAAAIAAIAAAKAASSASRKDEQMAKTDMAVCSAATLVAAQCVEAAEGLGVEREHLASVISSAVNVHSAGDIMGLTATAATALRGAATLKARALREVWNVAAVIPAASDKRRGGVGGNLSDGLNNPSQENFLGMCSREMLARGCELLKRTRNGVTTIHFSVYKIQ, from the exons ATGGATCCTCTTCTCCGGCAACATTTCTTCCGGCAGCCGGAGACACCTACAGAGCCAATGGAATTCTTAACCCGATCTTGGAGCTCATCATCTCTACAACTTTCCAACACCCTCTCCCTTCCTCAGCCAAAACCCATAACCGGCGCCGGCGAATCAATCCCTGAGGACATCGCCGGAGAGGGTACAACTATCTCCAGCAACCCTTTCTCCTTCGCCTCATCGGAGACTTGTCAGCTTGTAATGGAACGCATAATGTCACAATCC CAAGAAGTATCGCCGTTAACTTCTGGAAGATTATCTTACAGCAACGGATCTCTTACCGATAGCCCCCCTGTTTCACCTTCCGATATCATCGACGATCTCAAG TATTGTCGTCTTAACAGCAACCAAGTGATGATTAATAACCATCATCATtatcagcagcagcagcagagaTTTGGGGCACCCACCGGCGCCGGCGGAGGAAAGACGGTGGGACGATGGTTTAAGGATAGgagagaaaagaagaaggaagagaTGAGGGCACATAATGCACAGCTTCATGCTGCTATTTCGGTTGCCGGAGTAGCTGCAGCTATTGCGGCGATTGCTGCCGCCAAGGCGGCGTCATCTGCTTCTAGGAAAGATGAGCAGATGGCGAAGACGGACATGGCTGTCTGTTCTGCGGCTACTTTGGTGGCGGCTCAATGTGTTGAGGCGGCGGAAGGGTTGGGTGTGGAGAGAGAACATCTTGCTTCTGTAATTAGCTCTGCTGTTAATGTTCATTCTGCCGGTGATATCATGGGTTTAACAGCAACTGCAGCAACAG CATTGCGTGGGGCAGCCACATTGAAGGCTAGGGCTTTAAGGGAAGTATGGAATGTAGCCGCTGTGATCCCTGCCGCCTCCGACAAGAGAAGAGGAGGAGTTGGTGGTAATTTGAGCGACGGACTTAATAATCCATCGCAAGAGAATTTCCTAGGCATGTGCAGCCGAGAAATGCTGGCTCGCGGCTGCGAACTTCTCAAGCGAACTCGCAATGGTGTTACCACCATCCATTTCTCGGTTTATAAGATTCAATAA